One genomic window of Glycine max cultivar Williams 82 chromosome 16, Glycine_max_v4.0, whole genome shotgun sequence includes the following:
- the LOC100789609 gene encoding BTB/POZ domain-containing protein At3g50780 — protein MAEIRLTRVEQGQTKIKNVPIAVTPEGFWCCPSPVVFQKSLKTQNPLNKHKPSSPPPPKTGVQKKPVAVPVSVSVSERRTASSAPSRLVLSDEKQCSTAPERPPPTTTSVAAAERAPRQKIESLPKKVAIEFGEPGTCDMKVVLLGKQGFCVKLSVHRDVLTQKSGFFSEKLSEQSGLSCLQIADCEDVEIYVETVGLMYCKEMKQRLMKQSVSRILRILKVAEFLGFSSCIQSCLEYLEAVPWVGEEEEEKVVSTVLQLQAEGIGVNPVLKRISSDISNVPKDTLSHIIDLVLKSNEESGRREMKSIVLKLFRENNSLPSYARSTDICNDMIYRSCRSCLDSLLSLFKQAAEPDKLSEDHNPTAKCIALEADNLSWLLEILIDKQAADEFALMWANQQELAVLHAKLPTVSRYYVSCLSGRLYVGIGRGELLPSKDVRRLLLQTWLQPLMNDYNWLQHGCRSFDRKLVEEGIGRTILTLPLEDQQSILLSWLGSFLKTGDSCPNLQRAFEVWWRRTFIRPYVENQGNVAVSDSSSMLPKQRE, from the exons ATGGCAGAAATTAGGCTCACCAGGGTTGAGCAAGGCCAAACCAAGATTAAGAATGTTCCTATAGCTGTCACCCCAGAAGGGTTTTGGTGCTGCCCTTCCCCTGTGGTGTTTCAGAAAAGCCTCAAAACTCAAAATCCTCTCAATAAACACAAACCCTCTTCACCACCCCCACCAAAAACCGGTGTTCAGAAAAAGCCAGTGGCCGTGCCTGTGTCTGTGTCAGTGAGTGAGAGAAGAACTGCATCATCTGCCCCTTCAAGATTGGTGCTTtctgatgaaaaacaatgttcaACTGCTCCAGAAAGGCCTCCACCTACCACCACATCTGTGGCTGCTGCAGAGAGGGCACCCAGGCAAAAAATTGAATCTTTGCCAAAGAAGGTTGCTATTGAGTTTGGTGAGCCTGGAACTTGTGATATGAAAGTGGTTTTGTTAGGAAAGCAGGGGTTTTGTGTCAAGTTGAGTGTTCACAGGGATGTTTTGACCCAGAAGAGTGGTTtcttttctgaaaaactctccGAACAATCGGGTTTGTCGTGCCTCCAAATCGCTGACTGCGAGGATGTGGAGATATATGTTGAAACTGTTGGTCTTATGTACTGTAAGGAGATGAAGCAACGGCTTATGAAGCAAAGTGTTTCTCGCATTCTTCGAATACTTAAG GTAGCAGAATTCCTTGGCTTCAGCTCGTGTATCCAATCATGTTTGGAGTACTTGGAGGCAGTCCCTTGGGttggagaagaagaggaagaaaaggtGGTCTCAACTGTACTACAACTCCAAGCAGAAGGAATTGGAGTCAACCCTGTGCTGAAACGAATTTCATCCGACATTTCTAATGTCCCAAAAGACACTCTTTCCCACATCATCGACCTTGTTCTCAAGAGCAATGAGGAAAGTGGCCGTCGAGAGATGAAATCCATTGTTCTAAAGCTCTTCAGGGAGAACAACAGTCTTCCAAGCTATGCGCGATCAACCGACATATGCAATGACATGATTTACAGATCATGCAGAAGCTGCTTGGATTCATTGCTGTCTCTATTCAAGCAGGCTGCAGAACCAGACAAACTGAGTGAGGACCACAATCCTACAGCAAAGTGCATTGCTCTCGAAGCTGATAACTTATCATGGTTGCTTGAGATTTTAATTGACAAACAAGCTGCTGATGAGTTTGCACTGATGTGGGCAAACCAACAGGAACTGGCTGTGCTACATGCAAAGCTGCCGACCGTGTCACGCTACTATGTTAGCTGCCTTTCGGGGAGACTGTATGTTGGCATTGGAAGAGGGGAGTTGTTGCCATCAAAGGATGTGCGCCGGTTGTTGTTACAGACATGGCTGCAGCCTCTGATGAATGACTACAACTGGCTGCAGCATGGATGCAGGTCATTTGATAGGAAACTTGTGGAGGAAGGAATTGGGAGGACTATTCTCACCTTGCCTCTTGAGGATCAACAAAGCATTTTGCTTTCATGGTTGGGGAGTTTCTTGAAAACTGGTGATAGCTGTCCCAATCTTC